A region from the Variovorax sp. V93 genome encodes:
- a CDS encoding cysteine dioxygenase, which yields MSGTSAIAPLREFVTAFGRLLDSGPEEPRILSEGGALLRTLVAQDDWLPDAFAQPAPSRYQQFLLHADSTERFSVVSFVWGPGQATPVHDHTVWGLIGMLRGAEYSQGYAVGSDGRARPQGEAVRLGAGDVEAVSPAIGDLHRVHNAHAGRVSISIHVYGANIGAVRRHTYPADGGRKPFVSGYSNTLLPNLWDRSAELRSTTTSA from the coding sequence ATGAGCGGCACCTCGGCCATCGCGCCGCTGCGCGAATTCGTCACCGCGTTCGGCCGCCTGCTCGACAGCGGCCCCGAGGAGCCGCGCATTCTTTCCGAAGGCGGCGCCCTGCTTCGAACGCTGGTGGCGCAGGACGACTGGCTGCCCGACGCCTTCGCCCAGCCCGCCCCGTCGCGCTACCAGCAGTTCCTGCTGCATGCCGACAGCACCGAGCGCTTCTCGGTTGTGAGTTTTGTCTGGGGACCGGGCCAGGCCACGCCGGTGCACGACCACACCGTATGGGGTCTGATCGGCATGCTGCGCGGCGCCGAATACAGCCAGGGCTATGCCGTCGGCAGCGACGGCCGGGCACGGCCGCAAGGCGAAGCGGTGCGGCTGGGCGCCGGCGACGTGGAGGCCGTGTCGCCCGCCATCGGCGACCTGCATCGCGTGCACAACGCGCATGCAGGCCGCGTATCGATCAGCATCCACGTGTACGGCGCCAACATCGGCGCCGTGCGGCGGCATACTTACCCGGCCGACGGCGGGCGCAAGCCATTCGTCTCGGGCTACTCCAACACGCTGCTGCCCAACCTGTGGGACCGCTCAGCCGAACTCAGATCGACCACGACATCCGCATGA
- a CDS encoding DEAD/DEAH box helicase: MTSSFSNLSLAEPLARAVAEMGYETMTPIQEQAIPVVLSGQDVMGAAQTGTGKTAAFSLPLLQRMLKHENASTSPARHPVRALVLLPTRELADQVAQQVKLYAKYTNLRSTVVFGGIDMKPQTLELKKGVEVLVATPGRLLDHIEAKNAVLNQVEYVVLDEADRMLDIGFLPDLQRILSYLPKQRTTLLFSATFSPEIKRLANSYLQNPVTIEVARPNETASTVEQHFYSVIDDDKRRALKQIVKQRGITQAFVFVNSKLGCARLARSLERDGLRTTALHGDKSQDERLKALASFKAGEVDLLVCTDVAARGLDIKDVPAVFNFDIPFNAEDYVHRIGRTGRAGASGLAVSFASGGNDARLVADIEKLIKKKIELEPVEFEEDRPRGRINDGRRHWREEGEAGDARDVLDQPRERREAEVRRGGGRPHRAPSAPRDPFFDKPYEPGQADATPAWEAAAKAAPSRGISSNIKTKRKVAALFKSAETS, encoded by the coding sequence ATGACAAGCTCCTTCTCCAATCTATCGCTGGCGGAACCGCTGGCGCGCGCCGTAGCCGAAATGGGCTACGAGACCATGACTCCCATCCAGGAGCAGGCCATTCCGGTCGTGCTTTCGGGGCAGGACGTGATGGGAGCCGCGCAGACCGGCACCGGCAAGACCGCGGCGTTCTCGCTGCCGCTGCTGCAGCGCATGCTCAAGCACGAGAACGCCTCCACCTCGCCCGCGCGGCATCCGGTGCGTGCGCTGGTGCTGCTGCCCACGCGCGAACTGGCCGACCAGGTGGCCCAGCAGGTCAAGCTGTATGCCAAGTACACCAACCTGCGCAGCACGGTGGTGTTCGGCGGCATCGACATGAAGCCTCAGACGCTCGAGCTCAAGAAGGGCGTTGAAGTGCTGGTGGCCACGCCGGGCCGGCTGCTCGATCACATCGAGGCCAAGAACGCCGTGCTGAACCAGGTCGAGTACGTGGTGCTCGACGAGGCCGACCGCATGCTCGACATCGGCTTCCTGCCCGACCTGCAGCGCATCCTGAGCTACCTGCCCAAGCAGCGCACCACGCTCCTGTTCTCGGCCACCTTCTCGCCCGAGATCAAGCGGCTTGCAAACAGCTACCTGCAGAACCCCGTCACCATCGAGGTGGCGCGGCCGAACGAAACGGCCTCCACGGTCGAGCAGCATTTCTACAGCGTGATTGACGACGACAAGCGCCGCGCGCTCAAGCAGATCGTGAAGCAGCGCGGCATCACGCAGGCTTTCGTGTTCGTCAACAGCAAGCTCGGCTGCGCACGCCTGGCGCGTTCGCTCGAGCGCGACGGCCTTCGCACCACCGCGCTGCACGGCGACAAGAGCCAGGACGAGCGGCTGAAGGCGCTCGCCTCGTTCAAGGCCGGTGAGGTCGACCTGCTGGTGTGCACCGACGTCGCGGCCCGCGGCCTCGACATCAAGGACGTGCCCGCGGTCTTCAACTTCGACATTCCGTTCAATGCCGAAGACTACGTGCACCGCATCGGCCGCACCGGCCGCGCCGGCGCCTCGGGCCTGGCCGTGAGCTTTGCGAGCGGTGGCAACGACGCGCGCCTGGTGGCCGACATCGAGAAGCTGATCAAGAAGAAGATCGAGCTCGAACCCGTCGAATTCGAGGAAGACCGTCCGCGCGGCCGCATCAACGACGGACGCCGCCACTGGCGCGAAGAAGGCGAAGCCGGCGATGCGCGCGACGTGCTCGACCAGCCACGCGAGCGCCGCGAGGCCGAAGTCCGCCGCGGCGGCGGACGTCCGCACCGCGCACCCTCCGCGCCGCGCGATCCGTTCTTCGACAAGCCCTACGAGCCAGGCCAGGCCGACGCCACGCCGGCCTGGGAAGCCGCCGCCAAGGCGGCGCCTTCACGCGGCATCTCGAGCAACATCAAGACCAAGCGCAAGGTCGCGGCCCTCTTCAAGAGCGCCGAAACCAGCTGA
- the guaD gene encoding guanine deaminase, whose protein sequence is MKKAYRASLLRFDDAGRPVFDEDGLLVVAPDSAGRQRVLDAGSHAAVSPRHPDAELSHLPGRILAPGFVDMHIHFPQTDIIGSPSPGLLPWLENYTFPAEARFADPTHSNEVADVFFGELLRNGVTTALAFATSHVASVDAFFEGAQRRGLRMISGKVLQDRHSPDGVRDETEQSLVDSEALIRKWHDTGRLGYAITPRFAPASTDAQMRGAGELAAKYPGTWIQSHVAENRDEVAWVRELYPEARSYLDVYAGFGLMRERAVYAHCIYLDDTDRALLRDTKTAAAVSPTSNLFLGSGFFDFGAADRVGYPYGLASDVGGGTSFSPFHTMMAAYYVGREGQTKAGLSIAPSELWWRHTGGAARALGLGGVVGNLQPGCEADFLVLNPQATPLLARKAARANSLEELLFAMIVLGDDRLVERTVISQAG, encoded by the coding sequence ATGAAAAAAGCCTACCGCGCCTCCCTCCTGCGATTCGACGACGCCGGACGGCCCGTTTTCGATGAAGACGGCCTGCTGGTCGTCGCGCCCGACAGCGCCGGCCGCCAGCGCGTGCTCGACGCCGGCAGCCATGCCGCCGTGTCGCCGCGCCACCCCGATGCCGAGCTGAGCCATCTGCCAGGCCGCATCCTCGCGCCGGGCTTCGTGGACATGCACATCCACTTTCCGCAGACCGACATCATCGGCTCGCCCTCGCCGGGGCTCCTGCCCTGGCTCGAGAACTACACCTTCCCGGCGGAAGCGAGGTTTGCCGACCCGACGCATTCGAACGAAGTGGCCGACGTGTTCTTCGGCGAGCTGCTGCGCAACGGCGTCACCACCGCGCTGGCCTTCGCGACTTCGCACGTGGCCTCGGTCGATGCCTTCTTCGAGGGCGCCCAGCGCCGCGGCTTGCGCATGATCAGCGGCAAGGTGCTGCAGGACCGGCATTCGCCCGACGGCGTGCGCGATGAAACCGAGCAGAGCCTCGTCGATTCCGAGGCGCTGATCCGCAAGTGGCACGACACCGGCCGCCTGGGCTACGCCATCACCCCGCGCTTCGCGCCCGCGAGCACCGACGCCCAGATGCGCGGCGCGGGCGAGCTGGCCGCAAAGTACCCCGGCACCTGGATCCAGTCGCACGTGGCCGAGAACCGCGACGAGGTGGCGTGGGTGCGCGAGCTTTATCCCGAGGCGCGCTCCTACCTCGACGTGTACGCCGGCTTCGGGCTGATGCGCGAGCGCGCCGTGTATGCGCACTGCATCTACCTGGACGACACCGACCGCGCGCTGCTGCGCGACACGAAGACGGCCGCGGCCGTGAGCCCGACCAGCAACCTGTTCCTGGGCAGCGGCTTCTTCGACTTCGGCGCGGCCGACCGCGTGGGCTACCCCTACGGCCTGGCCAGCGACGTGGGCGGCGGCACCAGCTTCAGCCCCTTCCACACGATGATGGCGGCCTATTACGTGGGCCGCGAAGGGCAGACCAAGGCCGGCCTGAGCATCGCACCTTCCGAGCTCTGGTGGCGCCACACCGGCGGCGCGGCGCGCGCGCTGGGGCTGGGTGGCGTGGTCGGCAACCTGCAGCCCGGCTGCGAGGCCGACTTCCTGGTGCTCAACCCGCAGGCCACGCCCCTGCTGGCGCGCAAGGCCGCGCGCGCGAACAGCCTCGAGGAGCTGCTGTTCGCGATGATCGTGCTGGGCGACGACCGTCTGGTGGAGCGCACGGTGATCTCGCAGGCGGGATAG
- a CDS encoding helix-turn-helix domain-containing protein — protein sequence MTTQQNFLHLWDDRFLYITPAIQSGLTARSSATLLASVSGHPFMLEAVDGTRVHCTAALVAPHVSRRLDVDGCGLLSLNLDPASSAYRMLARCMGGHGIEPIDARRFGKLRDDFDPAQRGLLGDASLQSLSAKMVEAITGCPELVPPIDRRIERVLQAIREHAGQIPLKKLSAVACLSPDRLTHLFAEQVGVSVKRYALWTKVRRTVQQFTGHRPLTDVALVSGFTDAAHMSRTFQRYFGLPPSFLASRVHVTADAQASHAWGHATVH from the coding sequence ATGACCACGCAGCAAAACTTCCTGCATCTCTGGGACGACAGGTTTCTCTACATCACGCCGGCGATCCAGTCGGGGCTCACGGCGCGCTCGTCGGCGACGCTGCTGGCGTCGGTCAGCGGCCATCCGTTCATGCTCGAGGCGGTCGATGGCACGCGCGTGCATTGCACCGCCGCGCTGGTGGCCCCGCATGTGTCGCGCCGGCTCGATGTCGATGGCTGCGGGCTGCTGTCGCTCAACCTCGATCCGGCATCGAGCGCCTACCGCATGCTCGCGCGCTGCATGGGCGGCCACGGCATCGAGCCGATCGATGCGCGCCGCTTCGGCAAGCTGCGCGACGACTTCGACCCGGCGCAGCGCGGGCTGCTCGGCGACGCCAGCCTGCAGTCGCTCAGCGCGAAGATGGTCGAGGCAATCACCGGATGCCCCGAGCTCGTGCCGCCGATCGACCGGCGCATCGAGCGCGTGCTGCAGGCCATCCGCGAACACGCGGGCCAGATCCCGCTGAAGAAACTCTCGGCCGTGGCCTGCCTCTCGCCCGACCGGCTGACGCATCTCTTCGCCGAGCAGGTGGGCGTGTCCGTCAAGCGCTATGCGTTGTGGACCAAGGTGCGGCGCACGGTGCAGCAGTTCACCGGCCACCGGCCGCTCACGGATGTGGCGCTGGTCAGCGGCTTCACCGATGCGGCGCACATGAGCCGCACCTTCCAGCGCTACTTCGGGCTGCCGCCGTCGTTTCTCGCGAGCCGGGTGCATGTGACGGCGGACGCGCAGGCGTCGCATGCGTGGGGCCACGCGACCGTCCACTGA
- a CDS encoding penicillin acylase family protein gives MRQTSSRGAMPPFLLALATAAALTACGGGGGGNGFSFPPVTGNPPGNPPADSTYKAEIRRTAMGVPHIKADTWSGAGYGYGYAQAEDNLCTMADSFLTYRGERSQYLGGEAQLVAGSTIGRPKNIDSDFFHRHVISADVLEKMIAAQPDNLKQLVEGFAAGYNRYVRELKAGGAAHEACRNEPWVKPVTAEDIYRRMYAANLAGGYSNFLPNIANAIAPAPAASTKTAARGRLDKSALQLARAGMRMPGLQVGGHEGVGSNMIGFGTAATGDASPLLFGNPHWYWRGPDRFYQAQLTIPGQLNISGTSFLGIPVILIGFNDNIAWSHTVSTARRFGFFELKLAAGDPTRYMRDGSAVKMQALEITVKVKQADGSVAPVTRTLYKSEYGPMVNLAPLNAALAWSQTTAFAIRDINGENYRTFRNWLRWNQAKSLDEFIAIQREESAIPWVNTVAVGRGAPKAWYADIGAIPNVSPTQVASCTTPLGAAIGASLPRVPVFDGSKSECDWQTDADSAQRGAIGPARMPSLMRDDYVANMNDSYWLANPKAPMTGYPAIMGPAGTEPVTFRTRLGNLLAQGRIDGADAYGAKGATADTVKRMVLDSRVLTAELFKDQALAMVCATPTINVAADPQGGAAIGRDVDTGPACAALQAWDNTGTSGARGAHIWDEFWNRASLQSAATLYSVPFSASDPIHTPRDLKPGAQAALQQAFGAAIARVEASGFALDAKRGDYLFATRGGQKIPLYGGCGGPGYFTIACSENRLDKGGYTMDGNPNGNSYMQIVRFPEGGVEAHTFLTFSLSDDPASAHSADYTRAYSAGQWLKVPFSEAEIKADAAYRSAVVSE, from the coding sequence ATGAGACAGACATCTTCGCGCGGCGCCATGCCGCCGTTCCTGCTCGCGTTGGCCACGGCAGCCGCGCTCACCGCCTGCGGTGGCGGAGGAGGCGGCAACGGGTTCTCGTTCCCGCCCGTCACCGGCAATCCGCCCGGCAACCCGCCGGCCGACAGCACCTACAAGGCCGAGATCCGCCGCACCGCCATGGGCGTGCCGCACATCAAGGCCGACACCTGGTCCGGCGCGGGCTACGGCTATGGCTACGCGCAGGCCGAGGACAACCTCTGCACCATGGCCGACTCGTTCCTCACCTACCGCGGCGAGCGTTCGCAGTACCTCGGCGGAGAGGCCCAGCTCGTGGCCGGCAGCACCATCGGCCGGCCGAAGAACATCGACTCCGACTTCTTCCACCGGCACGTGATCTCGGCCGACGTGCTCGAGAAGATGATTGCCGCACAGCCCGACAACCTGAAGCAGCTGGTCGAGGGCTTCGCCGCGGGCTACAACCGCTATGTGCGCGAGCTGAAGGCCGGCGGCGCGGCGCACGAGGCCTGCCGCAACGAGCCCTGGGTGAAGCCCGTCACGGCCGAAGACATCTACCGCCGCATGTACGCGGCCAATCTCGCAGGCGGCTACAGCAACTTCCTGCCGAACATCGCCAACGCGATCGCTCCGGCACCGGCGGCGTCCACCAAGACCGCCGCGCGCGGCAGGCTCGACAAGAGCGCGCTGCAGCTCGCGAGAGCAGGCATGCGCATGCCCGGGCTGCAGGTGGGCGGGCACGAAGGCGTCGGCAGCAACATGATCGGCTTCGGCACCGCGGCCACCGGCGACGCAAGCCCGCTGCTCTTCGGCAACCCGCACTGGTACTGGCGCGGGCCCGACCGCTTCTACCAGGCGCAGCTCACGATCCCGGGCCAGCTCAACATCAGCGGCACCTCGTTCCTGGGCATTCCGGTGATCCTGATCGGCTTCAACGACAACATCGCGTGGAGCCACACGGTGTCGACCGCGCGCCGCTTCGGCTTCTTCGAACTCAAGCTCGCGGCGGGCGACCCGACCCGCTACATGCGCGATGGCAGCGCCGTGAAGATGCAGGCGCTGGAGATCACGGTCAAGGTGAAGCAGGCCGACGGCAGCGTGGCGCCGGTGACGCGCACGCTCTACAAGTCGGAGTACGGGCCGATGGTCAACCTGGCGCCGCTGAACGCCGCGCTGGCCTGGAGCCAGACCACGGCCTTCGCGATCCGCGACATCAACGGCGAGAACTACCGCACCTTCCGGAACTGGCTGCGCTGGAACCAGGCGAAGTCGCTCGACGAGTTCATCGCGATCCAGCGCGAGGAGTCGGCCATTCCGTGGGTCAACACCGTGGCCGTGGGCCGCGGCGCGCCCAAGGCCTGGTATGCCGACATCGGCGCGATCCCCAATGTGTCGCCCACCCAGGTGGCGAGTTGCACGACGCCGCTGGGCGCGGCGATCGGCGCCTCGCTGCCGCGCGTGCCGGTCTTCGATGGCTCGAAGAGCGAATGCGACTGGCAGACCGATGCCGATTCCGCGCAGCGGGGCGCGATCGGCCCGGCCCGCATGCCCAGCCTGATGCGCGACGACTACGTGGCCAACATGAACGACAGCTACTGGCTCGCGAACCCCAAGGCACCGATGACCGGCTACCCGGCCATCATGGGGCCTGCGGGAACCGAACCGGTCACCTTCCGCACACGCCTGGGCAACCTGCTGGCACAGGGGCGCATCGACGGCGCCGATGCGTACGGCGCCAAGGGGGCCACGGCCGACACCGTCAAGCGGATGGTGCTCGACAGCCGCGTGCTGACGGCCGAGCTGTTCAAGGACCAGGCGCTGGCCATGGTGTGCGCGACGCCGACGATCAACGTCGCGGCCGATCCGCAGGGCGGCGCAGCCATCGGACGCGACGTGGACACCGGTCCGGCCTGCGCGGCACTCCAGGCCTGGGACAACACCGGCACGAGCGGGGCGCGCGGCGCGCACATCTGGGACGAGTTCTGGAACCGCGCATCGTTGCAGTCCGCGGCCACGCTCTACAGCGTGCCCTTCAGCGCGAGCGACCCGATCCACACGCCGCGCGACCTGAAGCCCGGTGCGCAAGCCGCGCTGCAGCAGGCTTTCGGCGCGGCCATCGCGCGCGTGGAAGCCAGCGGCTTTGCGCTCGATGCGAAGCGCGGCGACTACCTGTTCGCCACGCGCGGCGGCCAGAAGATCCCGCTGTACGGCGGCTGCGGCGGGCCGGGCTACTTCACCATCGCCTGCTCGGAGAACCGCCTCGACAAGGGCGGCTACACGATGGACGGCAACCCCAACGGCAACAGCTACATGCAGATCGTGCGCTTCCCCGAGGGCGGCGTGGAGGCGCATACCTTCCTCACGTTCTCGCTGTCGGACGACCCGGCCTCGGCCCACAGCGCCGACTACACGCGCGCCTACAGCGCGGGGCAGTGGCTCAAGGTACCGTTCTCCGAAGCCGAGATCAAGGCCGATGCGGCCTACCGCAGCGCGGTCGTCAGCGAGTAG
- a CDS encoding BMP family ABC transporter substrate-binding protein codes for MYKNLAGRAVLAWAAACFLSPALSQPQAPKEPLKIGFVYVTPVTDAGWVRQHEEGRKAVEAALGGKVRTTFVENVPEGADAERVIRDLAQQGHRLIFTPSFGYMEPTLKVARDFPDVKFESITGYKAAPNVATANARYYEGRYLAGIAAGRMTKTNVAGYVAGFPIPEVLQGINAFTLGMRSVNPDAKVAVVWLNEWFDPPKERDAAMALFNQNADVIAFHTGSTAVMAAAQERGKMAVAYHSDMRRIAPDAQIVAVTHQWGGYYTERARAVLDGSWKSGNVWGGVKEGMIRVGDFGSKVPKAVQQEVLARQKDIAEGRLQPFRAVVADVRDNEGRIAIAKGVQLNDEQILKMNWLVEGVQGRVGR; via the coding sequence ATGTACAAAAACCTCGCGGGCCGCGCCGTTCTGGCGTGGGCAGCCGCCTGTTTTCTGTCTCCCGCCCTGTCGCAACCGCAGGCTCCGAAAGAGCCGCTGAAGATCGGCTTCGTCTACGTCACGCCGGTCACCGATGCCGGCTGGGTGCGCCAGCATGAAGAGGGCCGCAAGGCCGTCGAGGCCGCACTTGGCGGCAAGGTCAGGACCACCTTCGTCGAGAACGTGCCAGAGGGCGCCGACGCCGAGCGCGTGATCCGCGACCTCGCACAGCAGGGGCACCGGCTGATCTTCACGCCCAGCTTCGGCTACATGGAGCCCACGCTCAAGGTGGCGCGCGATTTCCCCGACGTGAAGTTCGAATCGATCACCGGCTACAAGGCCGCGCCCAACGTCGCCACCGCCAATGCGCGCTACTACGAAGGCCGCTATCTCGCGGGCATCGCGGCCGGCCGCATGACGAAGACGAACGTTGCGGGCTATGTGGCGGGCTTTCCGATTCCCGAGGTGCTGCAGGGCATCAACGCTTTCACGCTCGGCATGCGCTCGGTGAACCCGGATGCCAAGGTGGCCGTGGTGTGGCTCAACGAGTGGTTCGATCCGCCGAAGGAGCGCGACGCGGCCATGGCGCTGTTCAACCAGAACGCCGACGTCATCGCCTTCCACACCGGCTCCACGGCCGTCATGGCCGCGGCGCAGGAACGCGGCAAGATGGCCGTGGCCTACCACTCCGACATGCGCAGGATCGCGCCCGACGCGCAGATCGTCGCCGTCACGCACCAGTGGGGCGGCTACTACACCGAGCGCGCCCGTGCCGTGCTCGACGGCAGCTGGAAAAGCGGCAACGTGTGGGGCGGCGTGAAGGAGGGAATGATCCGCGTCGGCGACTTCGGCAGCAAGGTGCCCAAGGCCGTGCAGCAGGAAGTTTTGGCGCGGCAGAAGGACATCGCGGAAGGCAGGCTGCAGCCGTTCCGCGCGGTGGTGGCCGATGTGCGCGACAACGAGGGCCGCATCGCCATCGCCAAGGGTGTGCAGCTGAACGACGAGCAGATCCTCAAGATGAACTGGCTGGTCGAGGGCGTGCAGGGGCGTGTGGGGCGCTAA
- a CDS encoding rhodanese-related sulfurtransferase: MTTIAFPLLPFAAVRARLLAREETALLDVREEGPFAQEHPLWAANLPLSRIEIEAWRRIPRRDTFIVLYGAHGGIDLAPLAARTLASLGYTNLHLLEGGLEGWRAAGGELFRDVNVPSKSFGELVEHERHTPSLSAPEVKALVDGKADVVVLDARRFDEYQTMSIPSATSVPGAELVLRVRELAPDPSTQVIVNCAGRTRSIIGTQSLVNAGIPNPVAALRNGTIGWKLAGQVLDHGAQRKAPAEISDAHRAQAQADARRVADRAGVRRIALDALHALEAPGRTVYRFDVRTPEEYEAGHLSGFASAPGGQLVQETDHQVPVRGARIVLADDDGVRASMSASWLAQMGWEAYVLDTVPAASAFAETAAPSPAFPPAAAIVGEISPSELAALLKQQSGTAVIDVTTSANYVKRHIPGAWYAIRAQLAGAIDAAIPASQRYVLTCGSSLLARYAAADLRLLLDARGQRDVEVLVLAGGNAAWFAAGLEAESGETRLGTPRTDRYRRPYEGTDAPAEAMQAYLDWEYGLVAQLARDGTHHFHVI, from the coding sequence ATGACGACCATTGCCTTCCCCCTGCTGCCCTTCGCCGCCGTGCGCGCACGCCTGCTCGCACGCGAGGAAACCGCGCTGCTCGACGTGCGCGAGGAAGGCCCCTTCGCGCAGGAGCATCCGCTGTGGGCCGCCAACCTGCCACTCTCGCGCATCGAGATCGAGGCCTGGCGGCGCATTCCGCGGCGGGACACCTTCATCGTGCTGTACGGCGCGCATGGCGGCATCGACCTGGCGCCGCTCGCCGCGCGCACGCTGGCCTCGCTGGGCTACACGAACCTGCACCTGCTCGAAGGCGGCCTCGAGGGCTGGCGCGCGGCCGGCGGCGAGCTGTTCCGCGACGTGAACGTGCCGAGCAAGTCCTTCGGCGAACTGGTCGAACACGAGCGGCACACGCCCTCGCTCTCCGCGCCCGAGGTGAAGGCGCTGGTCGACGGCAAGGCCGACGTGGTGGTGCTCGACGCGCGCCGCTTCGACGAATACCAGACCATGAGCATTCCCTCGGCCACCAGCGTGCCCGGGGCCGAACTGGTGCTGCGCGTGCGCGAGCTCGCACCCGATCCGTCGACCCAGGTGATCGTCAATTGCGCGGGCCGCACCCGCAGCATCATCGGCACGCAGTCGCTGGTGAATGCGGGCATTCCGAACCCGGTGGCGGCACTGCGCAACGGCACCATCGGCTGGAAGCTCGCAGGACAGGTGCTGGACCATGGAGCGCAACGCAAGGCGCCGGCCGAGATCTCCGATGCGCACCGCGCGCAGGCCCAGGCCGATGCGCGGCGCGTGGCCGACAGGGCCGGCGTGCGCCGCATCGCGCTCGATGCGCTGCATGCGCTGGAAGCCCCGGGGCGCACCGTGTACCGCTTCGACGTGCGTACGCCCGAGGAATACGAGGCCGGCCACCTGTCCGGCTTTGCGAGCGCGCCCGGCGGGCAGCTGGTGCAGGAAACCGATCACCAGGTGCCGGTGCGCGGCGCGCGCATCGTGCTGGCCGACGACGATGGCGTGCGGGCCTCGATGAGCGCATCCTGGCTCGCGCAGATGGGATGGGAGGCCTACGTGCTCGACACGGTGCCTGCCGCTTCGGCCTTCGCCGAGACGGCCGCGCCGTCGCCCGCCTTTCCGCCCGCCGCGGCCATCGTGGGAGAGATCTCGCCAAGCGAGCTGGCGGCCCTGCTGAAGCAGCAGAGCGGCACGGCGGTGATCGACGTGACCACCAGCGCCAACTATGTGAAGCGCCACATCCCCGGCGCCTGGTATGCGATCCGCGCGCAGCTCGCGGGTGCGATCGATGCGGCCATTCCTGCATCGCAACGCTATGTGCTGACCTGCGGCAGCAGCCTGCTCGCACGCTACGCCGCGGCCGACCTGCGCCTGCTGCTCGATGCGCGCGGCCAGCGCGACGTCGAAGTGCTGGTGCTGGCCGGTGGCAACGCGGCATGGTTTGCGGCAGGCCTCGAAGCCGAATCGGGCGAGACGCGGCTCGGGACGCCGCGCACCGACCGCTACCGCCGGCCCTATGAAGGCACGGATGCGCCGGCGGAGGCCATGCAGGCCTACCTGGACTGGGAATACGGCCTTGTGGCGCAGCTGGCGCGCGACGGAACGCACCATTTCCACGTGATCTGA
- the dcd gene encoding dCTP deaminase has translation MSIKSDKWIRRMAEQNGMIEPFEPGQVREAAGHKIISYGTSSYGYDIRCAPEFKVFTNIHSTVVDPKNFDEKSFVDMHGDYCIIPPNSFALARTVEYFRIPRNVLTICLGKSTYARCGIIVNVTPFEPEWEGYVTLEFSNTTPLPAKIYAGEGCAQVLFFESDEVCETSYKDRGGKYQGQRGVTLPKT, from the coding sequence ATGAGCATCAAGAGCGACAAATGGATCCGGCGCATGGCCGAGCAGAACGGCATGATCGAGCCCTTCGAGCCCGGACAGGTGCGCGAGGCCGCCGGCCACAAGATCATCAGCTATGGCACCTCGAGCTACGGCTACGACATCCGGTGCGCGCCTGAATTCAAGGTTTTCACCAACATCCACAGCACCGTGGTCGACCCGAAGAACTTCGACGAGAAGAGCTTCGTCGACATGCACGGCGACTACTGCATCATTCCGCCCAACAGCTTCGCGCTGGCGCGCACGGTCGAGTACTTCCGCATTCCGCGCAACGTGCTCACCATCTGCCTGGGCAAGAGCACCTATGCGCGCTGCGGCATCATCGTCAACGTGACGCCCTTCGAGCCCGAATGGGAGGGCTACGTGACGCTCGAATTCAGCAACACCACGCCGCTGCCCGCCAAGATCTATGCGGGCGAGGGCTGCGCGCAGGTGCTGTTCTTCGAGAGCGACGAAGTCTGCGAAACCAGCTACAAGGACCGCGGCGGCAAGTACCAGGGACAGCGCGGCGTCACGCTGCCCAAGACCTGA
- a CDS encoding neutral zinc metallopeptidase: MRWEGNEQSENVEDRRGEDGGGGGGGFIGGRSIGIGTIAVALIAGWIFGINPLTVLSLLSGGGGEQVQVQQQHQGPAPKPPSNDREAAFVSTVLRNTEVVWTDIFRQNGGSYQPPRLVLFRGATPTACGTGQAAMGPFYCPGDKKVYIDLGFYDTLKNQLGAPGEFAQAYVIAHEVGHHVQDELGVTAKVDGMRGRLSQSQNNALSVRVELQADCFAGIWAHHSQESKKWLDPGDIEAAMNAAQKIGDDALQRSAGRAVVPDSFTHGSSAQRQRWFGAGYQSGDVKSCDTFNARNL; encoded by the coding sequence ATGAGATGGGAAGGCAATGAACAATCCGAGAACGTCGAGGACCGCCGCGGTGAAGACGGCGGCGGCGGTGGCGGCGGCTTCATCGGCGGGCGCAGCATCGGCATCGGCACCATTGCCGTCGCGCTGATCGCGGGCTGGATCTTCGGCATCAATCCGCTGACCGTGCTCAGCCTGCTGAGCGGCGGCGGTGGCGAGCAGGTCCAGGTGCAGCAGCAGCATCAAGGCCCCGCGCCCAAGCCGCCTTCGAATGACCGCGAGGCGGCCTTCGTCTCGACCGTGCTGCGCAACACCGAGGTGGTCTGGACGGACATCTTCCGGCAGAACGGCGGCAGCTACCAGCCGCCGCGGCTCGTGCTGTTCCGCGGCGCCACGCCCACGGCATGCGGCACCGGCCAGGCGGCCATGGGGCCGTTCTACTGCCCCGGCGACAAGAAGGTCTACATCGACCTCGGCTTCTACGACACGCTCAAGAACCAGCTCGGCGCGCCCGGCGAATTCGCGCAGGCCTACGTCATCGCGCACGAGGTCGGCCACCACGTGCAGGACGAGCTCGGCGTGACCGCCAAGGTCGACGGCATGCGCGGGCGGCTGAGCCAGTCGCAGAACAACGCCCTGAGCGTTCGCGTCGAACTGCAGGCCGACTGCTTCGCCGGCATCTGGGCGCACCATTCGCAGGAGTCGAAGAAGTGGCTCGACCCGGGCGACATCGAGGCCGCGATGAATGCCGCGCAGAAGATCGGCGACGACGCGCTGCAGCGTTCCGCGGGCCGCGCGGTGGTGCCCGACAGCTTCACCCACGGATCGAGCGCGCAGCGCCAGCGCTGGTTCGGCGCGGGCTACCAAAGCGGCGACGTCAAGTCCTGCGACACCTTCAATGCACGCAATCTTTGA